The genomic stretch CCTGCCGTCACCTCAAAGTAATGACCAGCCCCAACCTCATTTTTGATATTGGTAGATAAGGTGGAATCCTTGCTACTGAGAGGACACTTAGTTGTACACTCATAGAAGTTCTTCACCACGTATCTAGTGAGCACCGTTGACATTCCCTCGTAGTGGTCGTCATGAGCATGTGAGAGCGCCATGAACCAGAGCGTCCCGCCCGGCTTGATCTTGCTGTCGAGGAAGACGAACAGGGGGGATGAAGTGGCTACACTACCTCCCGCATCAATCAAAAGATTTCTGTCGTCATCAGAGTCAAGGATACCGTCGGCGCCGGGAAACTCATAGTACTGACAATCACCGAATGTTTCCCCGCCCTCCGGAGCCCACTGGATGTAATACACGCGCATGTAGCGCGGCCTCTCGGCAGAGGCGGGATGCGCAATCAAGACGAGAGAAGCAATAAGCGAATAAAAAGCTACTCTTTTCATTTTGCCCCCTATAGCGAGACTTCTCACCAGTCCCTGAGTCCTAATCTTTGCTATTCAAGGCGAACATGTGTGCTCATCAGCATTGCCGTATATATCCCTATGGCTCCGGTCCGCTGGAGTCACTTGGTCTGGCTAACGCCCATCCTTACTCGACATTCACCGTCTTCTTATCCATCATGATGACATACCGAGTACTAGGCGCAAGATCGGATAATCTTTTTATGGGCGGTTTCTTGCCGGGGTGCGGCCTCGATTCCTCTCTTTCAAGTATAAAGAATAGACCCTCGTCCTGTCTACCATTGATCATCTGCTGCAGATTGTAGAGCCGTGTCCGCTCCGCCCCCCTCGGATTTCAGCAGTTCCTTGGATTTCCTATAGTACGACATCGCCCTCTGATAGTCCCTGTCATGCAGGCAGATCTTCCCCATGAGATAGTAGAATTTTGCTTTTCTGTTTTCCGTCATGCTCGCGCACAGCTTCAACTTATCCATCGTGTCAGAAAATATTTCAGGAGTGAGGAAGGATCGGAGTATAAAGTATTTCCTGAGTTGGAGAGAGGCATAGAGATCCAGGAACCTAAAATCCCTGTTGCCGGCGCGGATAAGCTTTTCCAATTCGAGGATGTTTTCCTGGAAGGGCGCTACATTGGACGAAACGTATGCGAGGAGCAACTCTCTGTCACCGGGCATTTCCCGATACAATTTGTCGAGAACGGGGAGGAAGAGGTAGGCATTGTACCCCCCCTCCTCCCCCTTCAGGTAGCTGAAGAGGCTCCTCAGATTATTAGGGGTTATTCCGTGAGCGCGGAGGTAGGGTTTAAGAAGAAGGTCATATTTTTCAAGGGAGAATTTTCTTTCATCGAGATGTTTCAGGTAGGTCCCTACGTACGACTTCGTATAGAGGGCACGAGGAGCCCTATATTCCAGGATGGGGATATAATCGCTGTTCACAAGGTTTTCGCTTTGCACCGAGCCCTGGACATTCCCGCCGGACCCGATTTGAAGGCAGAGCAGGGTAAATAAATCGTTCAGTTTGAACCGCGCCAGATTTTCCCTGACCGGTGTAGAGGCCATGATTTTTTCGGACTCGCTGAAATCTGGTTTCAACCCGTTTCTCGTCCCCATGAGGAGTATATCGGGCCCGCTCAAAGCCCAGAGTGTTACATCAGGAAAAACGGAGCAGAAAGTTTTAACAATGATTTTGAATGTGTCATCGTCCATTTCATACGCGTGGACCCACTGAGCCATCACCCCGCCCTTCTTCAGCGCGTGCAGGCAATCGCCGAAATGTTCTATTGAATACAGGTCTCCCACGCCGCTCATCCACGGGTTGGACGGCTCCGAGATGATCAGATCATATTTTCTCTCAGTCCGCTGAATGAACGTCCTGGCATCCTCTATATAGAGATGTAGCCTGGGGTCATTCAGCGCGTGGCGGTTCTCTCCGGCAAAATATGCGGATGCGTCAACAACTTCAGGAGAGAGTTCAACCACGTCCAGGCTCCTCACCGGAAATAACAGAGCCGTGCCGCACGTGACGCCCCCTCCCAGCCCTATGACCATTATGTCTTTTGCCGACGGTTTGAGTACCAGTGGGAGCCCCGCCAGGAAGGTCTGCGTGGGCATATCTTCCCCCGTAGAGGCGTCCGCCTTCCCGTTCACAAACAGGGTGCGGTACGTTCCGAAGTCGACAACTGACACGCTCGCGTTCAGGCCGTCCTTATAATAGAGAACCTTCCTGCCGCCGATCTGCGAAGCCAGGGAGAGATCGCCCGAGCTGCCTCTCCGCCTGAAGACTTGAGCGGTAAAGTGCGCTTTATTCCAGTCAGGGATCAGCGTTTTGTACGCGGCAAACACCGCGCAGCACATGAGAGAGAAACCAATCTTATGTTTCAGCGAAGGGGCGCGATCCAGGCAGAAAATGAGAATGCCAAGCCCCAGATTAATGATAATGCCAAGCTCCAATGACTGTTTTAATCCCAGGACGGGAATGAGCGCCAGTCCGGTCATCAGCGCCCCCAGAATATTACCCGTCGTATTGAGCGCGAGCACACTCCCGATATTCCTGCCGAATAATTCGAGTTTTCGCGAAGCGATTATGCTCGCGAGAGGGATTGTCATGCCAAGCACTATCGTCGTAGGGAGCATCACGAGGAAGCACACACACAGTTTTATCGTTTCATATATCATAAAAGTCTCAGGCCTTCTCGAGAGAATGCCCGAAAACCTCAGGAATAGGTATGGGAGCTTCTCATAGAAGGGGATGGAGAAAATCAGAAACAGTCCGATAGAGGCTTCGCACAGGCCGAAGGATAGAAAGGCCGCGCCCTCTTTCGGCGTAAATCTGCACATCAGAAAAGAGCCGAGTGTGATCCCGGAGATAAACGCGGCGAGCATTATCGAGAATGAGTACGTCGAAGAGCCAAGGATAAGGGAGAGCAGCCTGACCCATACGAGCTCGTAAAGCATGGCGGCAAAGCCTGATACGAATATAGCGCATAAAGAAACCTTGATGAGCGTCCCAGGGTACGCCTCTCCGGTCCGGCCTTCCACCCCACGGCCGTTTCCCTCGCCATTTACCCACAGCCCCGGAGCCGGTTTTCCATAGCATATTCTGATGATCAAAACGGCAGCTCCCACGAGAAGATTAACGAATGCAGCCATGATGAGGGTGAGCCCCAGACCGAAATGATAGATGAGGTAATATCCGAATAAAATAGTCCCCAGCACTGCCCCGAAGCTATTGATATAGTAGAGCCGGGCTACCGTCTTTCCCCTCGAATAGTGTGAGGTTGTCATATAGGCGCTCAGGATCGGGAGGGTCCCCCCCATGAGCATTGTGGGGAGAAGCATGATGGCCGCTCCAATGGTACACATGACGAGGGTGAGTTCGGGGGAATGTGGAGGGTAGTTTCTGGCTGCCGCCAGGTAGATATTTTTTGAGAGGGCGAAGAGCCTGGGTGTAAAAACGCAGAAGATGGCGATGCCTATCTCGGCGAGCGCAAACAGGGTAAGCCTGTCCTGTGTTTTATCAGCCAGCCTCCCTAATGAGAAGCTGCCGAGCGCCAGGCCTCCCATGAAGGTGGCCAGCACGATGGTATATGCGTAGGTGGTATTTCCAAATAATATAGAGAGATACTTGGCCCATACCACTTCATAGATGAGCCCTGAAATCCCGGAGAAGAGAAAACATGCGTAGAGGAGCAGGTTTACTTTTTTATCGGTCATAATTTATTATCATGGTGCGTGTGTGACTGTCGCTCACGCACTCCTGCGCCTGAACTCCTGCCAGAGCTCGCCGAGCTCGGGGGCCTTCAGAATGTACGCGGTGACCAGATAGCCGAGTGCACCCGCAGAGAGCGGGATGAAGGCTCTGGCCGACTTGCCTGTGAAGCCCGAGCCCGGCGCCATATGCGACACTGTTTTGAACACGGCCCACGCGACGAGCGCCATGACCGCCGTGGACAGCAGTATCTTCGCGAGCGACGCGCCGACCTTCCTGAGGCCGAGCCTCCCTATCTTCTGCCGCAACAACCAGATGAGGAGGGCCAGGTTGATGCACTGCGCGATGGATGTCGCCAAAGCGAGGCCGCCATGCCTGAGAGGCTTCATGAGCACGTAGTCCAGAATGATATTGGCAACGACCGCGATCACCGCAATGCGCACGGGGGTTCGTGTATCCTCGAGAGAATAGAAACAGCGCACCACGACAGAAACCCCGCCGATCGCGAAAACACCCAAGGAGTAAAAGAGGACCGCCCAGTAGGTGGGATCCGTCGAATGATCGAGGAGAAACGCCCCGCGCTCATAGAGGAGCTGTATGATGGGTTTCCCGAGCACGATCAGTCCCGCCCCCGCGGGAATGGTGACGAAAAACGCGAGCCTCAGCGCGTAGTTCAACGCCTCTTTCAGCCTCGCCATATCCCCCGCGACGGCGTATCCGGCCATGAGCGGGAAGGCGACTGTCGAGATCCCTATCGCGAACGTCCCGATGGGGAACTGGATCAACCGGTTGGCCGCGAAGAGATACGTGACGCTCCCCTCGGGCAGGAAGGACGCGAACAGGTTATCCACGACGAGGTTGACATGGTACACGGCGAGCCCCGCGAGGGCGGGTATGATCAACCTCACAATCCTCCTGAGCTCGGGGTGATTCCAGACCCTTCCCACCACAAGGAAGAACCCGTTGCGCCGCAGGACGGGGATCTGCATTCCCAGCTGGACCACCCCGCCGAGCAGGACTCCCAGGGCGACGGCAAAAATGCGATCCCGGCCACTCGCCCCCCACCGCGGCGCCAGGAAGACGGTTGAGAGGATGACGGTGAGATTGAACGCCGCCTGGGACAGCGAGGGCACCGCGAAATGCCCGAGCGAGTTAAGAATCCCCATGCAGAGGGCAACGAGGGATACAAAAATAAGATAGGGGAACATCCAGCGGGTGAGGCTCACCGTGAGCGCGAACTTCTGCGGATCGGCGCTGAAGCCCGCAAGGAGGAGGCGCACGATCCACGGCGCGAAGATCATCGCGAGGATCACGACGACGCCACTGACGACCATCAGGGAGAGCATCACGGCGGAGGCGAGTTCCCAGGCTTCCCTCTTGCTCCGGTTGCGGAGGCAGTCGCTGAAGACGGGGATGAACGCCGCGCTCAGCGCACCCTCCCCCATCAGGTAGCGGAGCGTGTTCGGAAGCCGGAACGCGGCATAGAACGCGTCCGTCAGATGCCTGTCGAACATCTTCAGGACGATGATCTCGCGCACGAGGCCGAGGATGCGGCTCGCGAGCGTCGCCGCGCCCACCACGGATGCCGAGCGCGCCAGCCTCACCTTTTCCATAGACGCACCATCAAAGGCATGAACAAGAGTGTGTAATTCGGGCATACTGTAGCGCGCCCTTAAGGGTGCGCTACAGGCTACGCCAGCACACCCCCGCCCGCTTCAACAATCCATTGACACTCTGGGCTGGAGTTGATATATATCCTCCCCACACTCGCACGCGGGAAAACTACTACAGGAGGACACTCGTTATGCCGACAAGAAAATCAGCTGCGAAGCACATGCGGGCAGATGAAAAAAAACGCCGCCTCAACGCGCACGTGAGAGCGACTCTTAGAACGCTCACCAAAAAATACGGGATCTTCATCACAGCAGGCGAAATTGATAACGCAAAAAAACTCCTCCCGGTAATTTCATCGGCCCTGGACAAGGCGGCAAAGCGGGGGATCATCCACAAGGGCAACGCCAGACGTATGAAATCGCGGCTCGCCAAAAAGCTCGCGGTCTAGGCAGGTGGGACAGCGTGGGTTGGACGATATTCCGCTTTGACGGCCACAACTCCCCCGCCGTTATGATCTGTCACCACCGTTCAGTGATACGCTCCACGACGTGGTCCGCGAGATCCTCGAGGGCAAAAGGCACCGCAATCCGCTCTGACTCCGGCAGCGTGATGGTCACGAAAAATGCCTTCTCTCCTTCCACTCGCTTCGCGGTATAGACGACTTTGTTGGTTTTTGCATCCCTCAAGACCAGGTCGGCGCCGATGGTCAGCCGGTACTCCCGCGTGATATCGTTCTTGTCAAAACGGAGCGCCGACCTATTGTAACTGATGAGCGTGATATCCAGGATGGCATCCGCATCGTCCTGATTCACGACCATATAGGATCCGTCTATCTGGAACGCGGTGACAATCTTGCTGGTCGCACGGGCCTCTATGGCGGGCTCCGTGGTTTTGTTTTTCACGTTGGGGATATAGACCGATTTGATCGGATCGTCTGGATTCACAGACCCGATGCGATACCCGCACCCCGCAAGACATATTCCGACGCAGAGCAGGCTCGCGATCACCGAAACCTTTTTCATCGCTATTTCTCCTCTTTCAAGGGATAGTAAAATCGATCGTAATAATAGCCCTTCCCCGGCGAAAACGCAACCCCCTAGTTCCAGAACTTCACCGATTTTTAGAAAAGAAGTGGATTTTCACCACGGAGACACAGAGAACACGGATGAACACAGATAAGACATACCTCTTTAGTGAGAAGGACTCTCTTTCGCCCCCTGCTGCCGCTCCTGTTCTATCCATTCCCTGATTCTCGATCCCTGGGGATCGTTGGGGCGCAACTCAAGATATTTCTCCCAGTACATGGCCGCCTTGCCCCTGTCTCCGAGCACTGACTGATAGAGATGCCCGAGGCTGAAACAGGAGGGGGCAAACGCGGGATCCAGCCTCAGCGCCTCTTCAAATTCACGCCGCGCCCCGTCGTAATCGCCGAGTTCTTTGCACGCAATGCCCATGCCATGGCAGGCTCTGGTTTGTTTCGGATCTATCTCCAGCGTCTTGCGGAACGCCTCGTGCGCATTGCGGAAATCGCCCCTGGCCATGCAGGCGATGCCCAGGTTGTAGTACGCCTTTGCGTTGCCGGGCTGGAGCGCCACCACCTTCAAATACTCCTCTCTTGCCCTGTCTGTCTTCCCAAACGACTGGCAGATATCGCCGAGCGCGACATGAGCCTCTGCATCATCGGGATTCTTGCGGAGCCTCGCTTCCAGATCCGCCGAGAGCTCCGCGTACTGCTCCCTGGCGCTCTCCTCGCGCGTATCCCTGAGGCCCTCACTGCATGTGCGGAGCTTCCGCGACACGTCACCGCTCCTGTACTCAGGCCACAACCTCATGAGCTCCATGAGCTTGAGAGATGCGCGATCATAATCTTCAAGCGCCTCATTCCACTTCCCGTGCATCCTCTTCCGGTCAGCCAGATTTACGAGATCCTCGGCATCTTTGAAGATGGCCTCGCAATTTTTCAATACCTGTTTCTCATCTTCTCCCCTGCCCCGCCGTGAGCGCCAGAGCCGACCCCAGATCCCTCCTCGCCCGGCGGGGGGAGCCGTACCCTTCTGGCTCGGTGGAGCAGCGGCAACCCCCTGCTGAGGAGTTACCGATACGGGAGACGCGGCAGCCCTCTTCCAAGGCCACCACCAGCGCCTGGCGGCCGTGCCTGAAGGCGCGCTCCCGCTGCCTTCCAGGCTCGCCACGAGAGACTCGTGTTTCTGCCGGTAGTATTCCCGTACCCGCTTCTCATCAGCGGCGGTGGACTCCTCGATCTTTCCGATGCCCGCGCGTAGCTGCTCGAGCTGGGCCTCCTTGCTCCGCGCGAGCTCTTCCTTCCCGGCGATCTCCGCTGCCGCTGCCTCCAGCACGGCCGATTCGGCATCCGGCAGATCGCCGATCTCGGAGAGCTTGTTCTGCGCCACCTGGAGCTCGACCTGCGTGCTGTGCAAGTCATCCTCGAGCCTCTCAATGGCCGACTCCGCGCTCAGCATGCGCAGGCGGTTTGCCATAAGCTCGTTCCTCTCCCTCAAATCCAGCCGGGCGACGGTGAGGCGCCCGCTGAGGGCGTGTATTTTCTGCTGCCGCTCCGCAACCCCCCGCACCTCTTCGCCGGACAGTTTCCTGGGGATCACGTACTTCCAGAACTGATAGCGCGTGCGCCCCCTGATCTTTATCTTCCTGATTGCGGAATTCTGGCTCTCGATCAACCTCTCGATCTCGTCAACAACGTCCTGTGCCTGCCTGATCGCCTCCGCCGCCTCGAGCTTCTTCTCCTCCCGCTTGGCGATCTTGCGCGCCTTCTCGCCATACCGCGTGAGCGGGTAATTCCTGATCACCTCCTGAAGATAGATGAGCGCCGCCTTGGGGTTCCCACGCGCCTCGTAAAATGACCCTATCTGGTAGAGCGAGGCGGCCTTCCTGCCCTGCAGCTCGGTAGACATCTCCTTGGCGAGCTCCACGTTCTTATCCGAGGAGTACTCCTCGACGTACTCCCTCAGGCGGTTGATGGCTTCCTGCGCTGCCTCCTGATCATAGGGCGCCGCGTCGGCCTGCCGGTATGCGCAGACTCCCAGCTGGTACTTCGCGGACGGGACAAACTCGCTGTGGGGATATCTGATGGGAATCTTTTCGAACTCAATTGCCGCTTCGGTGTAGTCCTTCTTGTGCATGCAGGCCATGCCCAGGTTGTACTGGACGTTGGGGGCGAGGTCGCTGAAGGGCGCGTTCGAAAGGATCTTGCTGTAGATCGCGATCGCACGCTTGTCCGAACCCGCGGGGTTAATCCTCAAGAAACCGATTGCCTTTCCCTGGAGAAAGAGGTTCCCAATCTTGAACTGGCGGTTCAGGATGAGATTGATCTTCGGATATGAGGAGTAGTTATCGAGAACGGCCTGGTAGGCATTGAAGGCCGCGTAGTAACTCCGCGTCTTTTCGAGCATCTCGGCGACCCGGAACTGCGCCTC from Candidatus Auribacterota bacterium encodes the following:
- a CDS encoding LptE family protein — protein: MKKVSVIASLLCVGICLAGCGYRIGSVNPDDPIKSVYIPNVKNKTTEPAIEARATSKIVTAFQIDGSYMVVNQDDADAILDITLISYNRSALRFDKNDITREYRLTIGADLVLRDAKTNKVVYTAKRVEGEKAFFVTITLPESERIAVPFALEDLADHVVERITERW
- a CDS encoding fused MFS/spermidine synthase, producing the protein MTDKKVNLLLYACFLFSGISGLIYEVVWAKYLSILFGNTTYAYTIVLATFMGGLALGSFSLGRLADKTQDRLTLFALAEIGIAIFCVFTPRLFALSKNIYLAAARNYPPHSPELTLVMCTIGAAIMLLPTMLMGGTLPILSAYMTTSHYSRGKTVARLYYINSFGAVLGTILFGYYLIYHFGLGLTLIMAAFVNLLVGAAVLIIRICYGKPAPGLWVNGEGNGRGVEGRTGEAYPGTLIKVSLCAIFVSGFAAMLYELVWVRLLSLILGSSTYSFSIMLAAFISGITLGSFLMCRFTPKEGAAFLSFGLCEASIGLFLIFSIPFYEKLPYLFLRFSGILSRRPETFMIYETIKLCVCFLVMLPTTIVLGMTIPLASIIASRKLELFGRNIGSVLALNTTGNILGALMTGLALIPVLGLKQSLELGIIINLGLGILIFCLDRAPSLKHKIGFSLMCCAVFAAYKTLIPDWNKAHFTAQVFRRRGSSGDLSLASQIGGRKVLYYKDGLNASVSVVDFGTYRTLFVNGKADASTGEDMPTQTFLAGLPLVLKPSAKDIMVIGLGGGVTCGTALLFPVRSLDVVELSPEVVDASAYFAGENRHALNDPRLHLYIEDARTFIQRTERKYDLIISEPSNPWMSGVGDLYSIEHFGDCLHALKKGGVMAQWVHAYEMDDDTFKIIVKTFCSVFPDVTLWALSGPDILLMGTRNGLKPDFSESEKIMASTPVRENLARFKLNDLFTLLCLQIGSGGNVQGSVQSENLVNSDYIPILEYRAPRALYTKSYVGTYLKHLDERKFSLEKYDLLLKPYLRAHGITPNNLRSLFSYLKGEEGGYNAYLFLPVLDKLYREMPGDRELLLAYVSSNVAPFQENILELEKLIRAGNRDFRFLDLYASLQLRKYFILRSFLTPEIFSDTMDKLKLCASMTENRKAKFYYLMGKICLHDRDYQRAMSYYRKSKELLKSEGGGADTALQSAADDQW
- the bamD gene encoding outer membrane protein assembly factor BamD; translation: MSHARRIASMAIAVACVVSLTDAIAAWNPFAPMSYPSAQEQFEYAHTLESKGDFKRAMDAYQKVVDNFPSSPVAAEAQFRVAEMLEKTRSYYAAFNAYQAVLDNYSSYPKINLILNRQFKIGNLFLQGKAIGFLRINPAGSDKRAIAIYSKILSNAPFSDLAPNVQYNLGMACMHKKDYTEAAIEFEKIPIRYPHSEFVPSAKYQLGVCAYRQADAAPYDQEAAQEAINRLREYVEEYSSDKNVELAKEMSTELQGRKAASLYQIGSFYEARGNPKAALIYLQEVIRNYPLTRYGEKARKIAKREEKKLEAAEAIRQAQDVVDEIERLIESQNSAIRKIKIRGRTRYQFWKYVIPRKLSGEEVRGVAERQQKIHALSGRLTVARLDLRERNELMANRLRMLSAESAIERLEDDLHSTQVELQVAQNKLSEIGDLPDAESAVLEAAAAEIAGKEELARSKEAQLEQLRAGIGKIEESTAADEKRVREYYRQKHESLVASLEGSGSAPSGTAARRWWWPWKRAAASPVSVTPQQGVAAAPPSQKGTAPPAGRGGIWGRLWRSRRGRGEDEKQVLKNCEAIFKDAEDLVNLADRKRMHGKWNEALEDYDRASLKLMELMRLWPEYRSGDVSRKLRTCSEGLRDTREESAREQYAELSADLEARLRKNPDDAEAHVALGDICQSFGKTDRAREEYLKVVALQPGNAKAYYNLGIACMARGDFRNAHEAFRKTLEIDPKQTRACHGMGIACKELGDYDGARREFEEALRLDPAFAPSCFSLGHLYQSVLGDRGKAAMYWEKYLELRPNDPQGSRIREWIEQERQQGAKESPSH
- the murJ gene encoding murein biosynthesis integral membrane protein MurJ — its product is MEKVRLARSASVVGAATLASRILGLVREIIVLKMFDRHLTDAFYAAFRLPNTLRYLMGEGALSAAFIPVFSDCLRNRSKREAWELASAVMLSLMVVSGVVVILAMIFAPWIVRLLLAGFSADPQKFALTVSLTRWMFPYLIFVSLVALCMGILNSLGHFAVPSLSQAAFNLTVILSTVFLAPRWGASGRDRIFAVALGVLLGGVVQLGMQIPVLRRNGFFLVVGRVWNHPELRRIVRLIIPALAGLAVYHVNLVVDNLFASFLPEGSVTYLFAANRLIQFPIGTFAIGISTVAFPLMAGYAVAGDMARLKEALNYALRLAFFVTIPAGAGLIVLGKPIIQLLYERGAFLLDHSTDPTYWAVLFYSLGVFAIGGVSVVVRCFYSLEDTRTPVRIAVIAVVANIILDYVLMKPLRHGGLALATSIAQCINLALLIWLLRQKIGRLGLRKVGASLAKILLSTAVMALVAWAVFKTVSHMAPGSGFTGKSARAFIPLSAGALGYLVTAYILKAPELGELWQEFRRRSA
- the rpsT gene encoding 30S ribosomal protein S20, whose translation is MPTRKSAAKHMRADEKKRRLNAHVRATLRTLTKKYGIFITAGEIDNAKKLLPVISSALDKAAKRGIIHKGNARRMKSRLAKKLAV